The Gymnodinialimonas sp. 57CJ19 genome includes a window with the following:
- a CDS encoding Gfo/Idh/MocA family oxidoreductase produces the protein MRQVEVAVTGTGWCGGMRAESLAKSALVDKLHICEVMPERLAEVRALSNPATATDDYQDIVHNPAMEVVYISTTPEPTHYPIARDCLKAGKHVLLEKPIAMELAEADDLINIAAEQGVKFTIGYSQRFNPKIAWAKKNIAEGKLSKIVNVMVSRHLSRSLGSRIAGRVKLSPAAMESTHDLDFVYWLLDAKPTKVYSQGAYGYMEKLNGSFDCMWNTVNMDNGTLVVIGGGWNLPRAYPNYCGT, from the coding sequence ATGAGACAGGTAGAAGTGGCGGTGACCGGAACAGGCTGGTGTGGCGGAATGCGCGCCGAGTCCTTGGCGAAATCCGCTTTGGTGGACAAGCTGCACATCTGTGAAGTCATGCCCGAGCGCTTGGCCGAGGTGCGCGCGTTATCCAACCCCGCCACGGCAACCGATGACTACCAAGACATCGTGCACAACCCCGCGATGGAGGTGGTCTATATCTCCACCACGCCCGAACCCACGCACTACCCCATCGCCCGCGACTGCCTGAAGGCGGGCAAGCATGTTTTGCTGGAAAAACCCATCGCGATGGAGCTGGCCGAGGCCGATGACCTGATCAACATCGCCGCCGAGCAAGGGGTGAAGTTCACCATCGGCTATTCACAACGCTTCAACCCCAAGATCGCTTGGGCCAAGAAGAACATCGCGGAAGGCAAGCTTAGCAAAATTGTTAACGTCATGGTCAGCCGCCACCTGTCGCGCAGCTTGGGCTCTCGGATTGCGGGGCGGGTGAAATTGTCGCCCGCGGCGATGGAATCCACCCACGATCTGGACTTCGTCTACTGGCTGCTCGATGCGAAGCCGACCAAGGTCTACAGCCAAGGCGCCTACGGCTATATGGAAAAGCTCAACGGGTCCTTTGATTGCATGTGGAACACCGTGAACATGGATAACGGCACGCTGGTGGTGATCGGCGGCGGCTGGAACCTGCCCCGCGCCTACCCCAATTATTGTGGCACCTAG
- a CDS encoding Ldh family oxidoreductase gives MSDLVSQSDLVAFIARCLAFCGMPVQENMIGLYLAVGSANHMPPWGGTDMLLSTNPIAVALPSKDYPPIVLDMATTVAAYGKVKTAAQRGEQMPEGWMVDRNGDPLTDPTRAGEGFLLPIGGPNGYGLSLVFGILAGVLNGAAFGRDVVDFNADATSVTNTGQMILALDIAAFADPDVFRAEIDDVWRQMKSSAKMPGVDEIRLPGERMDRVRLERSTKGIPLSDALRVQLAALAEELVVAAL, from the coding sequence ATGTCTGATCTTGTTTCTCAAAGCGATCTTGTGGCCTTCATCGCCCGGTGTCTGGCGTTTTGTGGGATGCCCGTGCAAGAGAATATGATCGGCCTCTATCTGGCGGTGGGTTCGGCCAATCATATGCCGCCTTGGGGCGGGACGGATATGTTGCTGTCGACCAATCCGATTGCCGTGGCGCTGCCCTCCAAGGATTACCCGCCGATCGTGCTGGATATGGCCACGACGGTTGCGGCATACGGCAAGGTCAAGACCGCCGCGCAACGGGGCGAGCAGATGCCCGAGGGCTGGATGGTGGACCGTAACGGTGATCCGCTGACCGATCCCACCCGCGCGGGCGAAGGCTTCTTGCTGCCCATCGGCGGGCCCAACGGATATGGGCTGTCGCTGGTGTTCGGCATCCTTGCGGGCGTTCTGAACGGGGCCGCCTTTGGGCGCGATGTGGTGGATTTCAACGCCGACGCCACAAGCGTTACGAACACCGGTCAAATGATCCTTGCCCTCGATATCGCGGCCTTTGCCGACCCCGATGTCTTCCGGGCCGAGATTGATGACGTGTGGCGGCAGATGAAATCCTCGGCCAAGATGCCCGGCGTGGACGAGATCCGCCTGCCGGGGGAGAGGATGGACCGCGTGCGGCTGGAACGATCCACCAAGGGCATTCCGCTGTCGGACGCCTTGCGCGTACAACTGGCGGCGCTGGCCGAGGAATTGGTCGTGGCAGCGCTGTAA
- a CDS encoding FCD domain-containing protein — MQDRNLTRLRRWIATSDMARGARLPPERRLSEALGLSRAELRNALLVLESEGLLERHVGRGTFLARTPPPPRSAMGIDATIGALSETTGPVDALDARVVLEPALARLAALHATPKQLRSLQEMSDAMRGAPTWAAYEKLDHDFHSLIAAASGNTMLLALFDILNGVRQVVVWRRLAPADQQPERDYHSFDEHDAIVAALTTRDGAAAAKAMAAHLHATRAVLTQSYEE; from the coding sequence ATGCAAGACAGAAACCTGACACGCCTGCGGCGCTGGATCGCGACATCAGATATGGCGCGGGGCGCACGCCTGCCGCCGGAAAGACGCCTGTCGGAAGCCTTGGGCCTGAGCCGGGCCGAACTGCGCAATGCTCTGCTGGTGCTGGAATCCGAAGGCCTGCTGGAGCGCCACGTCGGGCGCGGCACGTTCCTTGCCAGAACCCCGCCACCACCGCGCAGCGCCATGGGGATTGACGCCACCATCGGTGCACTGTCAGAGACCACGGGCCCCGTCGATGCGTTGGACGCCCGCGTTGTGCTAGAGCCCGCCCTCGCCCGCTTGGCAGCCCTTCACGCGACACCTAAGCAATTGCGTTCATTGCAGGAAATGTCCGATGCCATGCGTGGTGCACCCACTTGGGCCGCCTATGAAAAGCTCGACCACGACTTTCACAGCCTGATCGCCGCCGCCTCGGGCAACACGATGCTTCTGGCGCTTTTCGATATCCTCAACGGAGTGCGCCAAGTGGTGGTTTGGCGCAGGCTTGCCCCTGCCGACCAGCAGCCCGAGCGGGATTACCATTCGTTTGACGAACACGATGCAATCGTCGCCGCGTTAACCACGCGCGACGGGGCGGCCGCCGCGAAGGCCATGGCCGCCCACCTGCATGCAACACGCGCGGTCCTGACTCAAAGCTACGAGGAATAG